The Terriglobia bacterium genome includes the window CCGCCAGGGCTCCTACTTGGTGGCTTTAGGACAGGTGCTGATCCCGAGCAGGTGGTACGGAGGGCACCAGCCTATCAGGCCGGTTGTGAATGGAAGCAGTCCAAGCAAGAACCAGTAGTTTCTTGGCCCCCAGAAGGCCATGCTGGCAAGCAATGCGCCGACGATAACC containing:
- a CDS encoding DUF2892 domain-containing protein, whose amino-acid sequence is MAFWGPRNYWFLLGLLPFTTGLIGWCPPYHLLGISTCPKATK